Proteins encoded by one window of Ictidomys tridecemlineatus isolate mIctTri1 chromosome 7, mIctTri1.hap1, whole genome shotgun sequence:
- the Obsl1 gene encoding obscurin-like protein 1 isoform X1, which yields MKAGSGDQGSPPCFLRFPRPVRVVSGAEAELKCVVLGEPPPTVVWEKGGQQLAASERLSFPADGAEHGLLLSGALPTDAGVYVCRARNAAGEAYAAAAVTVLEPPAPEPEPQPAEHPLPPPGTGEGAPVFLTGPRSQWVLRGEEVVLTCQVGGIPEPTLYWEKDGMALDEVWDSSHFVLEPGRAAGGRGTSLALRILAARLPDSGVYVCHARNAHGHAQAGALLQVHQPPESPPEDPEEAPAPVVEPLKCAPKTFWVNEGKHAKFRCYVMGKPEPEIEWHWEGRPLLPDRRRLMYRDRDGGFVLKVLYCQAKDRGLYVCAARNSAGQTLSAVQLHVKEPRLRFTRPLQDVEGREHGIAVLECKVPNSRIPTAWFREDQRLLPCRKYEQIEEGTVRRLIIHRLKADDDGVYLCEMRGRVRTVANVTVKGPILKRLPRKLDVLEGENAVLLVETREAGVEGRWSRDGEELPATCQSSSGHMHALVLPGVTREEAGEVTFSLGNSRTTTLLRVKCVKHNPPGPPVLAEMFKGHKNTVLLTWKPPEPPPETPFIYRLERQEVGSEDWVQCFSIEKAGAVEVPGDCVPSEGDYRFRVCTVSEHGRSPHVVFHGSAHLVPTARLVAGLEDVQVYDGEDAVFSLDLSTIIQGTWFLNGEELKVNKPEGQVEPGALRYRMEQKGLQHRLILQAVKHEDSGALVGFSCPGVQDSAALTIQESPVHILSPQDKVSLTFTTSERVVLTCELSRVDFPATWYKDGQKVEESESLVVKMDGRRHRLILPEAEVRDSGEFECRTEGVSAFFSVTVQDPPVHIVDPQEHVFVHAITSECVMLTCEVDREDAPVRWYKDGQEVEESDFVVLENEGPHHRLVLPAAQPPDGGEFQCVAGEERAYFTVTITDVSSWIVYPSGKVYVAAVRLERVVLTCELCRPWAEVRWTKDGEEVVESPALLLQKEDTVRRLVLPAVQLEDSGEYLCEIDDESASFTVTVTEPPVRIIYPRDEVTLIAVSLECVVLMCELSREDAPVRWYKDGLEVEESEALVLESDGRYRRLVLPAAQPADGGEFVCDVGDDSAFFTVTVTAPPERIVHPAARSLDLQFGAPGRVELRCEVAPAGSQVRWYKDGLEVEASDALQLGAEGPARTLTLPHAQSEDAGEYVCETRDEAVTFNVSLTEPPVQFLAPEAAPSPLCVAPGEPVLLSCELSRASAPVFWSHNGRPVQEGQGLELQAEGPRRVLCIRAADLTHAGLYTCQTGTAPEAPSLSFTVQVAEPPPVKLLSELTPLTVHEGDDATFQCEVSPPDAEVTWLRNGAVVTPGPQLEIARSGSSHSLTVRGCKLGDSGTVAARAGSTVTSARLHVRETELLFLRRLQDVRAEEGQDVCLEVETGRVGAAGAVRWLRGGEPLPLDSRLALAQDGHVHRLFIHGVVLADQGTYGCESHHDRTLARLSVRRECPVLS from the exons ATGAAGGCAGGCTCAGGGGATCAGGGGAGTCCCCCGTGCTTCCTGCGCTTCCCGCGGCCCGTGCGGGTGGTAAGTGGCGCGGAGGCCGAGCTCAAATGCGTGGTCCTGGGGGAGCCGCCGCCCACTGTCGTGTGGGAGAAAGGCGGGCAGCAGCTGGCGGCCTCGGAGCGCCTGAGCTTCCCGGCGGACGGCGCCGAGCATGGCCTGCTGCTGAGCGGCGCGCTGCCCACCGACGCCGGGGTCTACGTGTGCCGCGCTCGTAACGCGGCCGGAGAGGCCTACGCGGCGGCCGCGGTCACCGTGCTGGAGCCGCCGGCCCCCGAGCCTGAGCCCCAACCCGCCGAGCACCCGCTGCCGCCTCCCGGAACCGGGGAGGGCGCCCCGGTGTTCCTGACGGGACCCCGGTCCCAGTGGGTGCTGCGGGGGGAGGAGGTGGTGCTGACGTGCCAAGTGGGGGGCATCCCGGAACCCACGCTGTACTGGGAGAAGGATGGGATGGCCCTGGATGAGGTGTGGGACAGCAGTCACTTCGTGCTGGAGCCCGGCCGCGCCGCGGGTGGCCGGGGCACGAGCCTGGCGCTGCGCATCCTGGCGGCCCGTCTGCCAGACTCGGGCGTCTACGTGTGCCACGCCCGCAACGCGCACGGCCACGCGCAGGCCGGCGCGCTGCTCCAGGTGCACCAGCCCCCCGAGAGCCCGCCGGAGGACCCCGAGGAGGCCCCCGCTCCGGTGGTGGAGCCTCTCAAGTGCGCGCCCAAGACCTTCTGGGTGAACGAGGGCAAGCACGCCAAGTTCCGCTGCTACGTGATGGGCAAGCCTGAGCCCGAGATCGAATGGCACTGGGAGGGCCGTCCCCTGCTTCCTGACCGCCGCCGCCTCATGTACCGCGATCGCGATGGCGGCTTTGTGCTCAAGGTGCTCTACTGCCAGGCCAAGGACCGCGGGCTCTATGTCTGCGCGGCTCGGAACTCTGCTGGCCAAACGCTCAGCGCTGTGCAGCTGCACGTCAAAG AGCCCCGCCTCCGCTTCACGAGGCCCCTGCAGGATGTGGAGGGCCGGGAGCATGGGATTGCCGTGCTGGAGTGTAAAGTGCCCAACTCCCGCATTCCCACAGCCTGGTTCCGAGAGGACCAGCGGCTGCTGCCCTGCCGCAAGTATGAACAGATTGAAGAGGGCACCGTCAGGCGCCTCatcatccacaggctgaaggcaGATGATGATGGTGTCTACCTGTGCGAGATGAGAGGCCGGGTGCGCACAGTGGCCAATGTCACAGTTAAAG GGCCCATACTGAAGAGGCTGCCCCGGAAGCTTGATGTGCTGGAGGGAGAGAACGCCGTGCTGCTGGTGGAGACGCGAGAGGCCGGGGTTGAGGGGCGCTGGAGCCGTGACGGGGAGGAGCTGCCAGCCACCTGCCAGAGCAGTTCTGGTCACATGCACGCCCTGGTCCTTCCAGGGGTCACCCGAGAAGAAGCTGGCGAGGTCACCTTCAGCCTAGGCAACTCGCGCACCACCACTCTGCTCAGAGTCAAAT GTGTCAAGCACAATCCTCCAGGACCTCCGGTGCTGGCTGAGATGTTCAAGGGCCACAAGAACACGGTCCTACTGACCTGGAAGCCTCCCGAGCCACCTCCTGAGACCCCCTTTATCTACCGCCTGGAGCGGCAGGAGGTGGGCTCTGAAGACTGGGTCCAGTGCTTCAGCATTGAGAAAGCTGGAGCCGTGGAGGTGCCAGGCGACTGTGTGCCCTCGGAGGGTGACTACCGTTTCCGCGTCTGCACAGTTAGCGAACATGGCCGCAGTCCCCACGTCGTGTTCCATGGTTCTGCTCACCTTG TGCCCACAGCTCGCCTGGTGGCAGGTCTGGAGGATGTGCAGGTATACGATGGGGAAGATGCTGTCTTCTCCCTTGATCTGTCCACCATCATCCAGGGGACCTGGTTCCTTAATGGAGAAGAACTCAAGGTTAACAAGCCAGAGGGCCAGGTGGAGCCTGGGGCCCTGAGGTACCGAATGGAACAGAAGGGTCTGCAGCACAGACTCATCCTGCAAGCCGTCAAGCACGAGGACAGTGGGGCCCTGGTTGGCTTCAGCTGCCCTGGTGTACAGGACTCAGCTGCCCTCACCATCCAAG AGAGCCCAGTGCACATCCTGAGCCCCCAAGACAAGGTGTCACTGACCTTCACGACCTCGGAGCGGGTGGTGCTGACCTGTGAGCTCTCGAGAGTAGACTTCCCAGCAACCTGGTACAAAGATGGGCAGAAAGTGGAGGAGAGCGAGTCGCTGGTGGTGAAGATGGATGGGCGCAGACACCGTCTAATCCTGCCTGAGGCTGAAGTCCGAGACAGCGGCGAGTTTGAATGCAGAACAGAAGGGGTCTCAGCCTTCTTCAGTGTCACTGTCCAAG ATCCCCCAGTGCATATCGTGGACCCCCAAGAGCATGTGTTTGTACATGCCATAACCTCTGAGTGTGTCATGCTGACCTGTGAGGTGGACCGAGAGGACGCCCCCGTGCGCTGGTACAAGGATgggcaggaggtggaggagagtGACTTCGTGGTACTGGAGAATGAGGGGCCCCATCATCGCCTGGTGCTGCCTGCCGCCCAGCCCCCTGACGGGGGCGAGTTTCAGTGTGTCGCTGGAGAGGAGCGTGCCTACTTCACTGTCACCATCACAG ATGTCTCCTCATGGATTGTGTACCCCAGCGGCAAAGTGTATGTAGCAGCTGTGCGCCTGGAGCGCGTGGTACTGACCTGTGAGCTGTGTCGGCCCTGGGCCGAGGTGCGCTGGACCAAGGATGGTGAGGAGGTGGTAGAGAGCCCAGCACTGCTTCTGCAGAAGGAGGACACTGTCCGCCGCCTGGTGCTACCTGCTGTCCAGCTTGAGGACTCCGGCGAGTACTTGTGTGAAATTGATGACGAATCTGCCTCCTTCACTGTCACAGTCACAG AACCCCCCGTGAGGATCATATACCCTCGGGATGAGGTGACCTTGATCGCCGTGAGCTTGGAGTGTGTGGTGCTGATGTGTGAGCTGTCTCGAGAGGACGCCCCAGTGCGCTGGTACAAGGATGGCCTGGAGGTGGAGGAGAGCGAGGCATTGGTTCTGGAGAGTGATGGCCGCTACCGCCGCCTGGTGCTGCCCGCTGCCCAGCCTGCGGACGGAGGCGAGTTTGTGTGCGATGTTGGAGATGACTCAGCCTTCTTCACGGTCACTGTCACAG CCCCACCAGAGAGGATCGTGCACCCAGCAGCCCGTTCCCTGGATCTACAGTTTGGAGCTCCAGGGCGCGTGGAGCTACGCTGTGAGGTGGCCCCTGCGGGGTCCCAGGTGCGCTGGTACAAGGACGGCCTGGAGGTGGAAGCCTCAGATGCCCTgcagctgggtgctgaggggcCTGCCCGCACCCTCACCCTGCCCCATGCCCAGTCTGAGGATGCCGGGGAGTATGTGTGTGAGACCCGCGATGAGGCCGTCACCTTCAACGTCAGCCTCACTG AGCCCCCTGTGCAGTTCCTTGCTCCGGAGGCAGCCCCCAGCCCACTCTGTGTGGCCCCTGGGGAGCCAGTGCTGCTGAGTTGCGAGCTGTCCCGGGCTAGCGCCCCTGTGTTCTGGAGTCACAACGGGAGGCCTGTGCAGGAGGGCCAGGGCCTAGAGCTCCAAGCCGAGGGTCCCCGCCGTGTCCTCTGCATCCGGGCTGCAGACCTAACCCATGCAGGTCTCTACACCTGCCAGACTGGGACTGCCCCAGAGGCCCCAAGCCTCAGCTTCACCGTCCAGGTGGCTG AGCCACCTCCAGTGAAACTTCTCTCTGAGCTGACGCCATTAACGGTCCATGAGGGCGACGACGCCACGTTCCAGTGCGAAGTCTCACCACCAGATGCAGAAGTCACCTGGCTACGCAATGGGGCCGTCGTCACTCCAGGGCCCCAGCTGGAGATAGCCCGGAGCGGCTCAAGCCACTCTCTGACTGTGCGAGGCTGCAAGCTCGGGGACTCGGGGACAGTGGCCGCACGGGCAGGGAGCACCGTCACAAGTGCTCGGCTGCATGTCCGAG AGACGGAGCTGCTGTTCCTGCGGCGGCTGCAGGACGTGCGCGCCGAGGAAGGCCAGGACGTGTGCCTGGAGGTGGAGACCGGCCGGGTGGGCGCCGCGGGGGCCGTTCGCTGGCTGCGAGGCGGGGAGCCCCTCCCGCTCGACTCCcgcctggccctggcccaggacGGCCACGTCCACCGCCTCTTCATCCACGGCGTCGTGCTCGCCGACCAGGGCACCTACGGCTGCGAGAGCCACCACGATCGCACCCTGGCCAGGCTCAGTGTGAGGCGTGAGTGCCCCGTCCTCTCCTAA
- the Obsl1 gene encoding obscurin-like protein 1 isoform X2: MKAGSGDQGSPPCFLRFPRPVRVVSGAEAELKCVVLGEPPPTVVWEKGGQQLAASERLSFPADGAEHGLLLSGALPTDAGVYVCRARNAAGEAYAAAAVTVLEPPAPEPEPQPAEHPLPPPGTGEGAPVFLTGPRSQWVLRGEEVVLTCQVGGIPEPTLYWEKDGMALDEVWDSSHFVLEPGRAAGGRGTSLALRILAARLPDSGVYVCHARNAHGHAQAGALLQVHQPPESPPEDPEEAPAPVVEPLKCAPKTFWVNEGKHAKFRCYVMGKPEPEIEWHWEGRPLLPDRRRLMYRDRDGGFVLKVLYCQAKDRGLYVCAARNSAGQTLSAVQLHVKEPRLRFTRPLQDVEGREHGIAVLECKVPNSRIPTAWFREDQRLLPCRKYEQIEEGTVRRLIIHRLKADDDGVYLCEMRGRVRTVANVTVKGPILKRLPRKLDVLEGENAVLLVETREAGVEGRWSRDGEELPATCQSSSGHMHALVLPGVTREEAGEVTFSLGNSRTTTLLRVKCVKHNPPGPPVLAEMFKGHKNTVLLTWKPPEPPPETPFIYRLERQEVGSEDWVQCFSIEKAGAVEVPGDCVPSEGDYRFRVCTVSEHGRSPHVVFHGSAHLVPTARLVAGLEDVQVYDGEDAVFSLDLSTIIQGTWFLNGEELKVNKPEGQVEPGALRYRMEQKGLQHRLILQAVKHEDSGALVGFSCPGVQDSAALTIQESPVHILSPQDKVSLTFTTSERVVLTCELSRVDFPATWYKDGQKVEESESLVVKMDGRRHRLILPEAEVRDSGEFECRTEGVSAFFSVTVQDPPVHIVDPQEHVFVHAITSECVMLTCEVDREDAPVRWYKDGQEVEESDFVVLENEGPHHRLVLPAAQPPDGGEFQCVAGEERAYFTVTITDVSSWIVYPSGKVYVAAVRLERVVLTCELCRPWAEVRWTKDGEEVVESPALLLQKEDTVRRLVLPAVQLEDSGEYLCEIDDESASFTVTVTEPPVRIIYPRDEVTLIAVSLECVVLMCELSREDAPVRWYKDGLEVEESEALVLESDGRYRRLVLPAAQPADGGEFVCDVGDDSAFFTVTVTAPPERIVHPAARSLDLQFGAPGRVELRCEVAPAGSQVRWYKDGLEVEASDALQLGAEGPARTLTLPHAQSEDAGEYVCETRDEAVTFNVSLTEPPVQFLAPEAAPSPLCVAPGEPVLLSCELSRASAPVFWSHNGRPVQEGQGLELQAEGPRRVLCIRAADLTHAGLYTCQTGTAPEAPSLSFTVQVAEPPVRVVTPEAAQTRVRSTPGGDLELVVHLSGPGGPARWYKDGERLASQGRVQLEQAGARQVLRVRGARSRDAGEYLCDAPQDSRIFLVSVEEASGAHQCVRDR, from the exons ATGAAGGCAGGCTCAGGGGATCAGGGGAGTCCCCCGTGCTTCCTGCGCTTCCCGCGGCCCGTGCGGGTGGTAAGTGGCGCGGAGGCCGAGCTCAAATGCGTGGTCCTGGGGGAGCCGCCGCCCACTGTCGTGTGGGAGAAAGGCGGGCAGCAGCTGGCGGCCTCGGAGCGCCTGAGCTTCCCGGCGGACGGCGCCGAGCATGGCCTGCTGCTGAGCGGCGCGCTGCCCACCGACGCCGGGGTCTACGTGTGCCGCGCTCGTAACGCGGCCGGAGAGGCCTACGCGGCGGCCGCGGTCACCGTGCTGGAGCCGCCGGCCCCCGAGCCTGAGCCCCAACCCGCCGAGCACCCGCTGCCGCCTCCCGGAACCGGGGAGGGCGCCCCGGTGTTCCTGACGGGACCCCGGTCCCAGTGGGTGCTGCGGGGGGAGGAGGTGGTGCTGACGTGCCAAGTGGGGGGCATCCCGGAACCCACGCTGTACTGGGAGAAGGATGGGATGGCCCTGGATGAGGTGTGGGACAGCAGTCACTTCGTGCTGGAGCCCGGCCGCGCCGCGGGTGGCCGGGGCACGAGCCTGGCGCTGCGCATCCTGGCGGCCCGTCTGCCAGACTCGGGCGTCTACGTGTGCCACGCCCGCAACGCGCACGGCCACGCGCAGGCCGGCGCGCTGCTCCAGGTGCACCAGCCCCCCGAGAGCCCGCCGGAGGACCCCGAGGAGGCCCCCGCTCCGGTGGTGGAGCCTCTCAAGTGCGCGCCCAAGACCTTCTGGGTGAACGAGGGCAAGCACGCCAAGTTCCGCTGCTACGTGATGGGCAAGCCTGAGCCCGAGATCGAATGGCACTGGGAGGGCCGTCCCCTGCTTCCTGACCGCCGCCGCCTCATGTACCGCGATCGCGATGGCGGCTTTGTGCTCAAGGTGCTCTACTGCCAGGCCAAGGACCGCGGGCTCTATGTCTGCGCGGCTCGGAACTCTGCTGGCCAAACGCTCAGCGCTGTGCAGCTGCACGTCAAAG AGCCCCGCCTCCGCTTCACGAGGCCCCTGCAGGATGTGGAGGGCCGGGAGCATGGGATTGCCGTGCTGGAGTGTAAAGTGCCCAACTCCCGCATTCCCACAGCCTGGTTCCGAGAGGACCAGCGGCTGCTGCCCTGCCGCAAGTATGAACAGATTGAAGAGGGCACCGTCAGGCGCCTCatcatccacaggctgaaggcaGATGATGATGGTGTCTACCTGTGCGAGATGAGAGGCCGGGTGCGCACAGTGGCCAATGTCACAGTTAAAG GGCCCATACTGAAGAGGCTGCCCCGGAAGCTTGATGTGCTGGAGGGAGAGAACGCCGTGCTGCTGGTGGAGACGCGAGAGGCCGGGGTTGAGGGGCGCTGGAGCCGTGACGGGGAGGAGCTGCCAGCCACCTGCCAGAGCAGTTCTGGTCACATGCACGCCCTGGTCCTTCCAGGGGTCACCCGAGAAGAAGCTGGCGAGGTCACCTTCAGCCTAGGCAACTCGCGCACCACCACTCTGCTCAGAGTCAAAT GTGTCAAGCACAATCCTCCAGGACCTCCGGTGCTGGCTGAGATGTTCAAGGGCCACAAGAACACGGTCCTACTGACCTGGAAGCCTCCCGAGCCACCTCCTGAGACCCCCTTTATCTACCGCCTGGAGCGGCAGGAGGTGGGCTCTGAAGACTGGGTCCAGTGCTTCAGCATTGAGAAAGCTGGAGCCGTGGAGGTGCCAGGCGACTGTGTGCCCTCGGAGGGTGACTACCGTTTCCGCGTCTGCACAGTTAGCGAACATGGCCGCAGTCCCCACGTCGTGTTCCATGGTTCTGCTCACCTTG TGCCCACAGCTCGCCTGGTGGCAGGTCTGGAGGATGTGCAGGTATACGATGGGGAAGATGCTGTCTTCTCCCTTGATCTGTCCACCATCATCCAGGGGACCTGGTTCCTTAATGGAGAAGAACTCAAGGTTAACAAGCCAGAGGGCCAGGTGGAGCCTGGGGCCCTGAGGTACCGAATGGAACAGAAGGGTCTGCAGCACAGACTCATCCTGCAAGCCGTCAAGCACGAGGACAGTGGGGCCCTGGTTGGCTTCAGCTGCCCTGGTGTACAGGACTCAGCTGCCCTCACCATCCAAG AGAGCCCAGTGCACATCCTGAGCCCCCAAGACAAGGTGTCACTGACCTTCACGACCTCGGAGCGGGTGGTGCTGACCTGTGAGCTCTCGAGAGTAGACTTCCCAGCAACCTGGTACAAAGATGGGCAGAAAGTGGAGGAGAGCGAGTCGCTGGTGGTGAAGATGGATGGGCGCAGACACCGTCTAATCCTGCCTGAGGCTGAAGTCCGAGACAGCGGCGAGTTTGAATGCAGAACAGAAGGGGTCTCAGCCTTCTTCAGTGTCACTGTCCAAG ATCCCCCAGTGCATATCGTGGACCCCCAAGAGCATGTGTTTGTACATGCCATAACCTCTGAGTGTGTCATGCTGACCTGTGAGGTGGACCGAGAGGACGCCCCCGTGCGCTGGTACAAGGATgggcaggaggtggaggagagtGACTTCGTGGTACTGGAGAATGAGGGGCCCCATCATCGCCTGGTGCTGCCTGCCGCCCAGCCCCCTGACGGGGGCGAGTTTCAGTGTGTCGCTGGAGAGGAGCGTGCCTACTTCACTGTCACCATCACAG ATGTCTCCTCATGGATTGTGTACCCCAGCGGCAAAGTGTATGTAGCAGCTGTGCGCCTGGAGCGCGTGGTACTGACCTGTGAGCTGTGTCGGCCCTGGGCCGAGGTGCGCTGGACCAAGGATGGTGAGGAGGTGGTAGAGAGCCCAGCACTGCTTCTGCAGAAGGAGGACACTGTCCGCCGCCTGGTGCTACCTGCTGTCCAGCTTGAGGACTCCGGCGAGTACTTGTGTGAAATTGATGACGAATCTGCCTCCTTCACTGTCACAGTCACAG AACCCCCCGTGAGGATCATATACCCTCGGGATGAGGTGACCTTGATCGCCGTGAGCTTGGAGTGTGTGGTGCTGATGTGTGAGCTGTCTCGAGAGGACGCCCCAGTGCGCTGGTACAAGGATGGCCTGGAGGTGGAGGAGAGCGAGGCATTGGTTCTGGAGAGTGATGGCCGCTACCGCCGCCTGGTGCTGCCCGCTGCCCAGCCTGCGGACGGAGGCGAGTTTGTGTGCGATGTTGGAGATGACTCAGCCTTCTTCACGGTCACTGTCACAG CCCCACCAGAGAGGATCGTGCACCCAGCAGCCCGTTCCCTGGATCTACAGTTTGGAGCTCCAGGGCGCGTGGAGCTACGCTGTGAGGTGGCCCCTGCGGGGTCCCAGGTGCGCTGGTACAAGGACGGCCTGGAGGTGGAAGCCTCAGATGCCCTgcagctgggtgctgaggggcCTGCCCGCACCCTCACCCTGCCCCATGCCCAGTCTGAGGATGCCGGGGAGTATGTGTGTGAGACCCGCGATGAGGCCGTCACCTTCAACGTCAGCCTCACTG AGCCCCCTGTGCAGTTCCTTGCTCCGGAGGCAGCCCCCAGCCCACTCTGTGTGGCCCCTGGGGAGCCAGTGCTGCTGAGTTGCGAGCTGTCCCGGGCTAGCGCCCCTGTGTTCTGGAGTCACAACGGGAGGCCTGTGCAGGAGGGCCAGGGCCTAGAGCTCCAAGCCGAGGGTCCCCGCCGTGTCCTCTGCATCCGGGCTGCAGACCTAACCCATGCAGGTCTCTACACCTGCCAGACTGGGACTGCCCCAGAGGCCCCAAGCCTCAGCTTCACCGTCCAGGTGGCTG AGCCCCCTGTGCGGGTGGTGACCCCTGAGGCGGCCCAGACGAGGGTTCGAAGCACCCCAGGCGGGGACCTGGAGCTGGTGGTGCACCTCTCCGGGCCAGGGGGCCCTGCGCGTTGGTACAAGGACGGGGAGCGCCTGGCGAGCCAGGGGCGGGTACAGCTGGAGCAGGCCGGGGCCAGGCAGGTGCTGCGGGTGCGGGGGGCACGGAGCAGGGACGCTGGGGAATACCTGTGCGATGCACCCCAGGACAGCCGCATCTTCCTTGTCAGCGTGGAAG AGGCGTCTGGCGCCCACCAGTGTGTGCGTGACCGTTAA